In the genome of Paenibacillus sp. FSL R5-0766, one region contains:
- a CDS encoding glycosyl hydrolase family 8, with amino-acid sequence MNITGQGAWDTGTYTNLFLKLGYDENEITNRLEETWNELFYGDDNTRIYYPIGEDKGYLLDTGNLDVRSEGMSYGMMMAVQMDKKEEFDRLWNFSHTFMQHKAGRYKDYFAWHCKPDGTRLSQGPAPDGEEFFAMALFFASNRWGDGAEPYDYKAQARKILRACIHQGEDGEGDPMWDPETKLIKFIPETPFSDPSYHLPHFYELFAKYADEEDQSFWKEAAAASRAYLHTACHPVTGLSPEYANYDGSPAPIQPHGDFRHFYSDAYRVAANIALDWEWFRKDHWQIEQSNRIQSFFSDIEMSDYHRYTIEGVPFDEPSLHPVGLLATNAMASLAADGPHADTFVRKFWNAPLRQGERRYYDNCLYFFSMLALSGRYRMY; translated from the coding sequence ATGAATATCACGGGTCAAGGCGCGTGGGATACGGGTACATATACAAATCTGTTTTTGAAGCTAGGCTACGATGAGAATGAGATCACGAACAGATTGGAAGAAACATGGAACGAGCTGTTTTATGGCGATGACAATACTCGAATATATTACCCCATAGGTGAGGACAAGGGTTATTTGCTGGACACCGGTAATCTCGATGTTCGCTCCGAAGGCATGTCCTATGGCATGATGATGGCTGTTCAGATGGACAAAAAGGAGGAATTTGATCGACTCTGGAATTTCTCACACACGTTTATGCAACATAAAGCGGGACGTTATAAAGATTATTTTGCCTGGCATTGCAAGCCTGACGGAACCCGACTCTCACAAGGTCCTGCTCCAGATGGTGAGGAGTTTTTTGCCATGGCGCTTTTTTTTGCCTCCAACCGCTGGGGCGATGGCGCTGAACCTTATGATTACAAGGCACAAGCCCGCAAGATCCTTCGTGCATGTATACATCAGGGCGAAGACGGCGAAGGCGATCCCATGTGGGACCCGGAAACAAAACTGATCAAATTCATACCAGAAACACCGTTTAGCGACCCATCCTACCATCTGCCTCATTTTTATGAACTATTCGCGAAATATGCGGATGAAGAAGATCAGAGCTTCTGGAAAGAAGCGGCGGCCGCTAGTCGGGCTTACCTTCATACAGCCTGCCATCCCGTAACCGGACTATCACCTGAATATGCGAACTATGACGGCTCTCCGGCTCCAATACAGCCACATGGTGATTTCAGACATTTCTACAGTGATGCCTACCGTGTTGCTGCGAATATAGCACTGGACTGGGAATGGTTCCGCAAGGATCACTGGCAGATCGAACAATCCAATCGGATTCAATCCTTCTTCAGTGATATTGAAATGTCCGATTATCATCGTTATACAATAGAAGGGGTACCTTTCGACGAACCTTCACTGCATCCTGTAGGTTTGCTGGCTACCAATGCCATGGCTTCACTGGCTGCGGACGGTCCACATGCTGATACATTCGTTCGCAAGTTCTGGAACGCACCTCTGCGTCAGGGAGAGCGACGTTATTACGACAATTGCCTGTATTTTTTCAGCATGCTGGCTCTAAGCGGAAGATATCGCATGTACTAA
- a CDS encoding SGNH/GDSL hydrolase family protein: MLQDSGDAGENTEFTAPRDPVGVTASAVKPAIDFESHGYRDMIGRSLLNKGNNVRLKRAIEKAKNGEPVVIAYIGGSITHGAGAVPIHLQSYAYRSYESFKFMFALSKDSPIHLIKAGVGGTPSELGIVRYDRDVLRGGAVQPDIVIIEFAVNDADDETQGKCYESLVLKALTADNKPAVILLFSVFENDWNLQDRLAPVGWHYDLPMVSVKDAVVDQFSKTKGEGNVISKKQFFHDIYHPTNIGHRIMADCLEYLFDVTNRSEWDEKDHDIEKAPLIGNEFVNVKLLDRKNGNNIARIDAGSFCKTDTDLQMAEMDAHDYGTPQFPNNWMRTGEGKEDQNSFRISLQCKRLILIFKDSGNDEFGTAHIKVDGVFVQKVDPRQVNWTHCHATLLLNEEHVGEHSIEIEMAEGHEHKCFTILGFGYVD, encoded by the coding sequence ATGCTCCAGGATTCAGGAGATGCAGGTGAAAACACAGAATTCACTGCACCGCGCGATCCAGTTGGAGTGACAGCGTCGGCAGTCAAACCCGCAATTGATTTTGAGTCACATGGATATCGCGACATGATTGGCCGATCTCTTCTGAACAAAGGGAATAATGTCAGATTAAAACGAGCCATTGAGAAGGCAAAAAACGGCGAACCTGTCGTTATCGCTTATATTGGAGGCTCCATTACTCATGGTGCTGGTGCAGTACCTATTCATCTCCAAAGTTACGCATATCGGTCGTATGAGTCGTTCAAGTTTATGTTTGCGCTTTCAAAAGATAGTCCGATTCATCTGATTAAAGCAGGTGTGGGTGGAACTCCTTCAGAACTGGGGATTGTACGTTATGATCGTGATGTGCTGAGGGGAGGTGCCGTTCAGCCGGATATTGTCATAATCGAATTCGCAGTCAATGACGCGGATGATGAAACCCAAGGTAAATGTTACGAAAGTCTGGTGCTCAAAGCACTTACTGCCGATAACAAGCCAGCGGTCATCTTGTTATTCAGTGTATTCGAAAATGACTGGAATCTACAGGATCGTCTCGCTCCGGTAGGCTGGCATTATGATCTGCCAATGGTAAGTGTGAAAGATGCTGTCGTAGATCAGTTCAGCAAGACAAAAGGTGAAGGCAACGTTATTTCCAAAAAGCAATTTTTCCATGATATATATCATCCAACTAACATAGGGCATCGAATTATGGCCGATTGTTTGGAATATTTGTTCGACGTGACGAATCGTTCTGAGTGGGATGAGAAAGATCATGATATTGAAAAAGCTCCGCTAATTGGAAATGAATTTGTTAATGTGAAGCTGTTGGATCGGAAAAACGGCAATAATATTGCCCGAATCGATGCAGGCTCTTTTTGTAAAACGGACACGGATCTGCAGATGGCTGAGATGGATGCTCATGACTATGGTACACCTCAGTTCCCCAACAACTGGATGCGTACAGGAGAGGGAAAAGAGGATCAGAACAGCTTTCGGATAAGTTTGCAGTGCAAACGCCTCATTCTGATCTTCAAGGATTCTGGTAACGATGAATTCGGAACTGCACATATCAAGGTAGATGGGGTATTCGTCCAAAAAGTCGATCCGCGTCAAGTGAACTGGACCCATTGCCATGCCACACTTCTGCTTAACGAAGAGCATGTGGGGGAGCACTCCATCGAGATCGAAATGGCGGAAGGTCATGAACATAAATGCTTCACAATTCTGGGTTTTGGCTATGTGGATTAA